ATTCCTCAGGAACATAGATCACTTCATACGGCTTTCCTGTTCGAGAGTTGAGAGCATCCGTTAAACCTGCTCGTAAAGATGGGTTTTCAGAAGCCATTAAACAATGGATTTCATATTTAAACTTTAACACAAACGAATCCACAGATGCTGCAACCGGTTCCGCTTCATCTAGAAGAGCTGCATGTGATTTTTGCAACATTTGCAACATACCCGCCCAATTTTCACGAATTGCTTGGATATCTTGTTTTGTTGCAGCCTTTAATACTTCATTAATTTTACCTGTTGGAATCCGAATAGATTGCGATGACTTTGATGCATTCCTTCTTGGTTGTGGTGCATTTGACGCACCAGGATTCACTTGGATTCCTGACTGGATTTGTTGTTGTAGTTGAGTAATTGTACGTTCCAATTGTTCTACTTTATTCACCAAATCAGGATTTTCATTGGCAAGTGAGTTAGATTGTACCGATGCTATTTGTGGCTCTAAATGAATCATTTTTAAAAGAGCTGACTCTACATACACTTTTGCATGATTTGAAAAACGCATTTCTTGTTGTGTTTTTGCCAATATATCAATAAATGAATAGAGCGTGTCCTGGTCAAATTCCTTGGCTAATTCCTCAAAACGACTATCTGCCGACACAAGTTCCAGTAGATCTTTCAAGTTTGGTGCAGTACGTAAAAGCAGGAGATCTCTGAAAAACGTAATTAAATCTTCCGCTAGTCGCGAAACGTCTTTTCCTTCTGCAATTAACTGATCTAAAAGAGACAACGTAGTGCCTGCATCTTTTTCCTGCAGCGCTTTCGCCAATCGATAAAAAATATCTTCTCCAATTGCGCCTGTCACAAGTAATGCATCATTTACTGACAAGCTATCTCCACTAAAGGAAGCAACCTGATCCAACATGCTCAATGCATCACGCATACCGCCAGAGGCCGCTTGCGCGATAACCTTTAAAGTCCCTTCATCAGACTCAATTTGTGCGTCTTGAAGGACAACTTCCATGCGTTCAATAATATCAGATGAAGTAAGCGGTTTAAAGTCAAATCGCTGACACCTTGAGATGATTGTTAACGGCAACTTATGTGGTTCTGTCGTCGCCAAAATGAACACGGCATGTTCAGGTGGCTCTTCAAGTGTTTTCAACAAAGCATTGAATGCCGAATTCGATAACATATGAACTTCGTCAATAATATATACTTTAAACCGTGAATTGGACGGTGCAAATCGAACCTTTTCAATAATTTCTCGCATTTCTTCTACTCGCGAATTAGACGCCGCGTCAAATTCAATTACATCTGTATTAGAACCTTCTGTTATGCTTATGCAAGTCGAACACTCATTACACGGTTCATTCGCCGTTCGTTCTTCGCAGTTGAGAGCTTTCGCGAAAATCTTTGCTGCACTCGTTTTTCCAGTTCCACGCGGACCTGAAAAAAGATATGCATGCGTCGTTTTATTATGAAGGAGGGCATTTTGAAGCGTCTGTTTCACATGGTGCTGACCGGACATTTCTGCAAATGATTGCGGTCGATAAACACGATAAAAAGCTTGATAAACCAACACTTACCTCTCCTTTTGCATACATTTTTTCAATACTTCTATTGTAGCACAAATGCCACCCTAATACATTTGTTAATATCGTTTGGGAAGTTAACTGAACAAATATAACTTCTCTCTATATATACCGGGTACTCTACTATTATTTTCCGCAAAATAAAAACCCGTCCATTCCTGAACGAGTTTGAATAATTCTATGTAATGCCGTGCACCTTCCTCTGACTGCCGAACATATGCGTTACTCCCGTCGCCAGCTCAGCCTAGGCAACCCTACGGCACATGAAAGATTCCACTTAATGCTGCTTCCTTCCGGACCTGACATGGTTCATGGATTTTCATTGCGTAGGACCCAAACGTCAACACTACGTGCGAGAGGCAGACCATACATTCGAACAGCCTCGGGAAGGAATTCAGTCTTGCTAGAGCGGATTGCAAGTTACAAGGTTCCGCTATTCCCCCACCTAGCACGGCAATACTCAGTATACTAAATTATAACGGAAAAATCAACAAGCGAATTAAAATGACTCATTATTAATCATTTAATGCAAAATTAATTACACTCCCATATCATGAGATATATTAGAACAAGAACACTTTTGGTAGGAAAACGAAACTTTTCAACAATCAATCCGTAGTAAAGATATAAAGTGTTTTACGCGAGGTGATATGAATGTTGAACCGAGAACCTAAATGTTCGAGGTGCGGTATTGAAATTAAAGGAGATGACGTTGTACTCCTGAAAATGCGTTATCCAAAACGAAAAGGAATGGTTGAAATCAAAGCATATCTTAATAACGAAGGAGCGTTTCTATGTGAAAATTGTTTTCAACATGAGTCAAAGTAAGGGCGACAGAATGCATCCTTTGTACTTTTATTCAAACCACTAATTTACTCTAACTAATGTTTCTTAAAAATCTTTCTTGAAAACTGTTGACATTATGTTTTATTCATGGTAAATTATTAATTGTCTTACGGAGGAATACCCAAGCCCGGCTGAAGGGATCGGTCTTGAAAACCGACAGGGGTGTTAAAGCCCGCGGGGGTTCGAATCCCTCTTCCTCCGCCATAATTTTAAATTAGCGCATAAATTTAGAGATTGAATTCGTTACACGGTAACGAATTTTTCTTAACAAATAATAATCTGAAAATAAAAACACTCCTAGCGAGTGTTTTTTTGTTTTCAGAAATCCCCCTCAATCATTCTGCTTTCAATCAATAAACAAAAGCTACCCCGTAATGTAATGATCGTGGTAGCTTTTACTAGTTAAATCATCATATTTTGTTTTTGAACATTCGCTCCTACTTTTGACGAACGGACAGAAAAGCTATCGTAATATGGGAAGTTTGAAGTTAATTTTTCTACAACCTCTTCTTCCGTTCCCTCCTCAACTGCCACAATTAAAGAAGGACCAGCCCCACTAATCGTCATTCCATAAGCGCCTAACCCTTTGCATAGCGTTCGAATTTCATCAAAGTGCGGGAACAATGTTTTACGATAAGGTTCATGAAGATGATCTTTCTCCATCATTTTCCCGACTGTTTTCCAGTCATTTTGTGCTAGTGCTGCCGTTAAGACGGCGCTCGCAGAACTGCTGCGAACTGCCTTTTCATGCGACAATTCATTCGGCAATAGCCCTCTCGCTTCTGATGTTTTAAACTCTTTTGGCGGAACGAGAACTACAAATGTTGCATCTACTTGTTCCACGTGAATATAGTCAATCTCGTCAGCTTCAAAATAAGCGATTACAGCCCCACCAAGTAAAGCCGCACTAACATTATCTGCATGTCCCTCTAGTTCGCTGCCGAGTAAAACTTTGTCTCTGTCCGTCAGCCCAAGTTCTAATAGATGGTCAGCAATTACAATTCCAACTGCGATTGCGGAAGCACTGCTCCCAAATCCTTTTCCTAATGGGATGTCAGACTTCACTTGAAGCTTTAATGGCGCAACTTCCTTACGATACCTTTTGGCAACTTCAATAATCGTTTGAACGATTAAATTTCGCTCATCTGCCACCAACCCTTGAAAAGCTTCCTCTTCATAAATCACTGTCCATTCACCGTGAGCCGCTACTTCCACGGACATATACAGATCTAAAGCAAGGCCTACACTATCAAATCCAGGACCTAAATTTGCGGTAGTGGCCGGTACGATGACTGAAAATCCTGGATTTGACATCATTGAACCCCTGCCTTTAGTTCATTGAGCAGTTCTTTAAACTCCTCCTGTGATAACAATGCCTTATCTTCGTTGACCTCTATTGCAGTATCAGGATCTTTCAAACCATTTCCAGTAAGCACCGCGACAACTGTTGTGCCTTTTTCAAGCACACCAGCATCCACTTGTTTTTTCACGCCTGCGATAGATGCACATGAACCTGGCTCAGCGAAAACACCTTCCTGCGAAGCAATTAATTGATAAGCTTCTAAAATTTCTTCATCTGTCGCAGACAAAATGTTTCCTTTTGATTCTTCAAGGGCACATTTCGCTAATTCCCAACTTGCAGGGTTTCCAATACGGATTGCCGTCGCTACAGTTTCAGGCTCTTCAAACACGCGATTATAAACGATAGGTGCTGCTCCATCTGCTTGTACACCTAATAACTTTGGTAATTCAGTCCCTTTATTATCCGCATATTCTTTAAACCCCTTCCAAGCGGCCGAAATATTTCCGGCATTCCCGACTGGCAGTGCAAATACATCAGGAACCTTTCCAAGCTGATCAATCGTTTCAAACGCAATTGTTTTTTGTCCTTCTAAACGGTACGGATTCACTGAATTCACGAGCGCAACTTCCCCTTCTCCAGCTTCACGTACCATTCTGAGTGCTTCGTCAAAATTACCTTCAATCTCAACGATTTCCGCACCATACATTTTTGCTTGCGCCATTTTTCCAAGCGCAATTCTTCCCTCCGGAATAACGACAATTGTACGCATGCCCGCTCTAGCACCATATGCCGCTGCAGACGCAGACGTATTTCCTGTTGACGCACAAATTAAAGTCGTTTTCCCTTCCTCTTTTGCTTTCGCTACTGCCATAACCATACCGCGATCTTTAAAAGAACCTGTTGGATTAACCCCCTCTACTTTCACATAGAGATTAATGCCCCACTGTTCAGATAGACGAGACAAATGGATAAGCGGTGTATTTCCCTCATGTAAAGTGAGCATTGGTGTATTTTTCGTAATTGGTAACCACTCTTTATATTGTTCTAATAATCCATTCCATCTCATCATGATTTCTCTCCTTCTACACGGTAATGACTTAATACAGCTAACACGACATCCGTATTTTCAAGTTCTTCTAATACGTCAAGGTGTTGTTGGCGTGACATCTTATGTGTAATAAACACAAGTTCAGAATCCTCTTCATCATTTACAGGATGCTGGACAACGGTTGCCAAACTTGCACCATACTTACTGTAAATGGCCGACAATCTCGTTAATACACCCACTTCATCTTTTACTAAAAATCTATGAAAATACCTCGAAAATCGTTTATCATCACTTTTTACTTTTCGCTCATATTGTGGGGAATGAAGTTTTTTTCCATTCATCCCAAGGAGTAAATTACGGCAAGCGGCCATCACGTCAGCCGTTACAGACGTCGCAGTTGGCAATGAACCTGCTCCCGGTCCATATAACATCGTTTCTCCTACAGCTGCACCATATATATATACAGCATTATATTCATTATGAACGGATGCAAGCGGGTGTGAATTCGGAATAAAAACCGGCTCTACGGATACGGCAATTCCATCTTCATCCTTCTCTGCATGTCCTGCCATTTTCACCGTATAACCAAAGCTTTCCGCCAAGTCAACGTCTCCGTCTTGTATTTCTTTCATCCCTCTCACAAACACGTCTTCTAGTTGCACTTCAGTAGAAAATGCGAGAGACGCTAAAATAACCATTTTTCTTGCCGCGTCAATACCGTCTACATCCGCGGATGGATCAGCTTCAGCAAACCCAAGTTCCATCGCTTCCGCAAGTGCATCTTCATAAGACATATTTTCTTGTTTCATTTTCGTTAAAATGAAGTTCGTCGTTCCATTCACAATTCCCGTTAATGAACTAATCCGGTCAGACGCGAGTCCTTCTTCCATTGTACGAATAAGTGGAATTCCGCCACCAACACTCGCTTCGTAAAATAAATCACATTTATTTTCATCGGCAAGCCTCAACAATTCAGGACCATAAACAGCCATCAAATCTTTATTTGCCGTAACAACTCCTTTTCCAGCGTTTAAAGCAGCTTCAATCGCATCTTTCGCGCCATTCATACCGCCCATTACTTCTACAATCAAATCGATTGAAGGGTCATTCAAAACTTCGTCTATGTCATCTGTAAAGACATCCGCAGGTAAATCTGTTTCCCGCTTCTTTGTCATATCTCTTACTAATACTTTTTTAATTTTTACTTCTGTGCCTAACTTATGATGCAAATCTTGTTGATGCCCTAAAATAATTTTCGCTACACCGCTACCAACAGTACCAAAACCTAATAAACCAATATTAATTTCATTTCCCATTGACGATTCTCCTCGCTATGTGTACACTATAGAAAAACAATTGACCTCTGTATAAAGACATTATAAAGATGTTCTAGCAGATTTACAACCCCAATTGTTAACACTCACAAGGATAGAAGACATTGTCTAGCCTTAATAGGAGTCAAACAAATCACCATGAATGGCATGACTTTGCCTTTTTAGACAGATTAAATTATCCTAAATGACCTCGTTTTTTAATGTGAATTATCTATATATTACCAATAAAAATAATTTAAAGATAGGGTTTGATAGAAATGAAAGTGTGTAAATTTGGTGGAACATCAGTGGCAACGGCAGAACAAATCAAAAAAGTCGTCGATATTGTTAAAAGTGATACTTCAAGGAAGATTATTGTCGTATCTGCACCCGGTAAAAGATATCCTGAGGATGAAAAAGTGACAGACTTGCTCATTACTTTGGCAAATGTTGCACTTAACAATAAAAACATAGAAACAGCTTTAGAAAACGTGGTTACTCGATATCGTTTGATAGCAGAAGGACTTGGCCTCGACAGCACAATTGCTCAAGTCATTGAAGATGATTTACGTAATCGCTTAGCAACTAAGTCTAATGATGAAAGTTTGTTTATGGATACAATGAAGGCAGCCGGAGAAGATAATAATGCGAAGCTGATTGCCGCCTATTTTAACCATGTAGGTATACTTGCACAATACGCTTGTCCAAAAAAAGCTGGTTTACTCGTCAATGAGCGCCCTGAACGAGTCCAAGCATTACCTGAAGGATACGCACAGCTTGAAAACTTAAAAAACGCAGAAGGAATTGTTGTCTTCCCAGGATTTTTTGGTTATACGAAGAGTGGAACACTTCGTACATTTAACCGCGGGGGATCTGATATTACAGGCTCAATAGTCGCTGCTGCAGTCCGTGCAGACCTATATGAAAACTTTACAGATGTTGACTCAGTCTTCGCAGCCAATCCAACAGTTGTTGAAAATCCCGCCGCAATCGGTAAGATGACATATCGTGAAATGCGTGAACTCTCATACGCGGGCTTCTCAGTTTTTCACGACGAAGCATTGATGCCGGCATTTTTACGCTCAGTTCCCGTTTGTATTAAAAACACAAACAATCCGGAAGCGCCTGGAACGATGATTGTGAGTGAACGTGATTATTCCTCACAACCAGTAATCGGCATTGCAACGGATAGTGGCTTCTCAACATTATTTGTTGAAAAATATTTAATGAACCAAGAAATTGGGTTTGGTCGTCGTTTACTTCAAATTTTAGAAGATGAAGGGATTTCCTTCGAACATACACCTTCTGGCATTGATAATATGTCTGTTATTATTCGGAATGAGTATTTAACAGAGGAAAATCGCGTGAAGATTATTAAGCGAATTAAGGAAGAGCTCCATGCAGATGACGTTCACTTCCGCGAAACAGATTATTCCATGATTGTTCTCGTTGGAGAAGGAATGCGCCATGCGACGGGACTAACAGCGCGTGCTGCAACAGCAATTGCACGTACTGGTTCTAATATCGAAATGATTAACCAAGGATCTTCCGAAGTAAGTCTCGTCTTCGGCGTTGATAAAAGAGACGAGGATAAAATTTTGCGTGAGCTGTACACGGAATTTTTCCAAAGAGTAAAAGTTCTAGCATAAACGAAAGGCACACCAACATAAACGGTGTGCCTTTCATTTTTTCTAGTATGGATAATACCCGAACATCGTTGGAAATTGTCGAATAATAGCATCTGCAATCATATCTGCCATTTCTAATGCTTGCGCCTCTATTTCATCAAAAACAGCTACATCTTCTTTGAAGTTTCCTTCAATCATCGTGACAGCTTCATGTTTCGTTAATGCTAAGTGCATATAAAACATTTCTCTAATCTCTTCTAGATGGATATATGGATTGATACTACTTAAAAACACCGAAATTTCATCCGCATTTCTATACCACTGTTTTTCCTTTTCTTCAGCAGTTTTTGTATCTCCATTCACAGCAGCAGTAACTAGCTCTGCGGCAACCACTAGATGTTCTTTGATTAATTCTCCATATTTATCGGCAATTTGGTCTCCGTAAAAAGGTCTTAAACAATTCCCCAAATCCGTCGCGTTTCTTAATAATCGTGCTTGCACTTCATCCAAATCAGGTAATTTAAAAACGATACTAATAATTGTCATGCGCGTCCAGTTGACATGCTCTTCCCAAAGGAGGCGGTTCATCGTCTTATAATCCGCCTCTGCTTTACTAATAAACTGTCTGCCATAAGGATCTGGTGTATTTAAAATATATCTGACCGGAGCTGTATAATTCACGCTTGGTCCCCAATAGTTTGATAAGTTCACGGCTCTTTCTTGATGAGAATTAAAGCCATTAGCATAAAAGTACACTCTACGAACACTCCTCTATCATTTTCTCTATGCCAAGCTTAAGCAACAATAATTAACATCGCTTATCAAATTAGGCAAGATGAGCGTCCTGTATCGTATTCAATTGAGGTTATGTTGGTGATATTATAATCGAGAATATCAGTTTACCTAAGATTTTTTTAAGAAAAAAAAGAAGAAGAAAGTCATACTCCCCTTCCTCTTCCGTTATGGTATTTCAACTTTATCTATTTGTCGTCTGTCCAATCTGCTTTACAATATTTTCAATTTCATTCGGATTTTCAAGTAGATCATAATCGTTAATATTGAGTCGAAGTACAGGACAAGCATCAAAAGTGTTAATCCATGTAGCATAACGCTCATGCATCTCTTCCCAGTACGCTATTGGTGTCTGTTGCTCCATCGGACGTCCGCGTTCTTCAATCCTGCCGATAATATCTGCAACTGATCCTTCTAAATAGATAAGTAAATTTGGATGTGGAAAATAAGGCGTCATAACCATTGCTTCAAATAAGTCCGTGTAAGTTGCGTAATCAACCGGATCCATCGTACCTTTTTCCATATGCATTTTCGCAAAAATCCCTGTATCTTCATAAATAGAACGGTCTTGAACAAATCCGCCGCCTATTTCAAAAATTCGTTTTTGTTCTTTAAAACGTTCGGCTAAAAAATATATTTGTAAGTGGAAACTCCATGTTTTGAAATCATCATAAAAGCGATCCAAATAGGGATTGTCATCGACTTGTTCAAACGATGTTTTAAAGTTTAATGCATCTGCCAGTGCTTGGGTCATCGTTGACTTTCCCGCTCCTACTGTACCTGCAATCGTAATAATTGCATTTTCAGGAATTCCGTATTTTTCCCGTAAGTTCATCTTTCTTGCACTCCTTGAATCACTTCTACAATACTCGTTAACACATACTCCATGTCTTCTTTTTTATTCACAAAATCCAAATGATCCCCATTAAATCTAAGTACAGGAATATGTGGATTTTCTTCCTCAAATACATCAATAAACATTTCATAGTCATTTGCCAGTTGTGTTAAGTATGCAGGATCCATATTTTTTTCAAATTCACGCCCACGTAATGCGATGCGCTTCATCAATGTTTCTTGACTTGCATATAAATAAACAATTACATTCGGTGCAGGCATATCCCGTGTTAAAATCTTATAGATTTCTTCATATTTCTTATATTCATTTTGCTCAAGTGTTCGCTTTGCAAAAATTAAGTTTTTAAACACATGATAATCTGCAACGACTGGTGTATTGCTCAAGAGTATTTCTTTTTTTATATCACTCAATTGCTTATATCGATTACATAGAAAAAACATTTCTGTCTGAAAGCTCCATGCTTCAATATCATCATAAAACTTCGACAAAAATGGGTTTTCTTCAACTATCTCTTTTAGCAACTGGAAATTCTGTGATTCCGCTATCGCCCTAGACAGCGTCGTTTTACCAACGCCAATTGGCCCTTCAACTGCTATAAACGGAATAGTCATCAGATATCCCCCTATCTCATCTTAATTGCACGCACTTTATCTTATCACAATCGGGAATTGAAGTTAATATTTTTTCACGTGGAACATTTTTCTTAAGTGGATGATTTTTCTGTTTAAGACGTTGATTGAATCAATAACATTTTATTATAATGGTATATCTGCTGATTGAAGTGGAAGGCGCCGACTCCAGTGGGATTAGCGAAAGCCGTAACGAAGAACGAGTTTTGCGACCAAAAAGCGAAGTGTTTGGGAGCAGGAACGTATAACAGGATCACCGCCCGCCCCACGGAAATAATGAAAGCTGAAGGAGGCGATTAGACGCGACAAGCATAAGACGAATTAACGGAGTGGCGCTTTTTGCCACGCAGTTAATTTGGCTTATGACTCGAGCATCTGCCTCCTGAAGCTGGAAAAGCGTGCGCCTGGAACGGAAATCAACATTGTTCGGAATACATTTTAATAACGTTGATTATAAAAAATTCTTCATTACACAGCACTCATGCTACAATAAAGCAAAGGAGCGATGCAGATGACATCATTTGAAAAAGATAATGAATATATGCGAATGGCAATTGCAGAAGCTCGTAAAGCGGAAAAATTAGGTGAAGTGCCGATTGGTGCAATTATTGTTCATGAAGATCAAGTCATTGCACGTGCGCATAACTTACGCGAATCAACGCAAAATGCAACCACACATGCCGAACTCTCTGCTATCCAAGATGCTTGTGAAGTCTTGGACAGTTGGCGACTAGAAAAAACTACATTATACGTCACACTTGAGCCTTGTCCAATGTGTGCAGGTGCAATTATACAATCTCGTATTCCTCGGGTCGTTTACGGCGCACGAGACCCTAAAGGCGGCTGTGTACATTCTCTTTATGAATTACTCAATGATGCGCGGTTTAATCATGAAGCCGCAGTAACTGAAGGTGTTTTAGCGGATGAATGCGGTCAAATGCTAACAGAATTCTTCAGAGCGATTCGAGAACGCAAGAAACAGCAAAAGAAAATCGTGCCAGACGTTGAATAACGCTCGCACGATTTTTTCTGTCTATAAACCTGTTACTTAATAACTTCTTTACCACCCATATATGGACGGAGTGCTTTCGGAATGATCACAGAACCATCTTCTTGCTGATAGTTTTCTAAAATAGCCGCTACTGTACGTCCTACCGCTACACCACTTCCGTTTAACGTATGCACGAACTCTGGTTTAGCTCCAGCCTCTTTACGGTAACGGATATGTGCACGACGCGCTTGGAAGTCTTCAAAGTTTGAACATGAAGAAATTTCACGGTACACATTCTGCGTTGGCATCCATACTTCTAAGTCGTACGTTTTTGCGGATGAAAAACCTAGATCTCCTGTGCAAAGTCTTACAACACGGTATGGCAACTCTAACAGTTGTAATACTTTCTCCGCATGACCTGTTAATTTTTCTAATTCATCATAGGAATCTTCCGGTTTTACAAGACGGACAAGTTCTACTTTATTGAACTGATGCTGTCGAATTAATCCACGTGTATCTCTTCCTGCAGAACCTGCCTCTGAACGGAAGTTTGCGCTATATGCAGTAAAGTTAATAGGTAACTTACTACCGTCTAAAATTTCATCACTATGGAAGTTAGTAACAGGTACCTCTGAAGTTGGAATTAAGAAATAGTCCTCTTCTTCAACATGGAATAAGTCCTCCGCAAACTTCGGTAACTGTCCTGTTCCCTTTAAACTTGTACGATTAACAAGTTGCGGTGGAAGTAACTCTTCATAACCATGCTCATCAACATGCAAGTCTAGCATGAAGCTAATGAGTGCTCTTTCTAAACGAGCCCCTAATCCACGATAGAAAACAAAGCGGCTTCCAGCGACTTTTGCTGCTCTTTCAAAATCTAAAATATTTAAATCCGTTCCTAAATCCCAATGCGGCTTCGGTTCAAATGTAAATGATGTTTTTTCGCCCCACGTGCGGATTTCTACATTTTCGTCATCACTGTCCCCTTGTGGTACACTGTCATGCGGTGTATTTGGGATGCGCATGAGAATATAATTCAGTTTCTCTTCAACTTCATGTAGCGCTGTTTCCAGACCTTTTATTTCTTCCCCAACCTCACGCATACGTAAAATTGCTTCATCTGCATTTTCTTTGTTGCGTTTCATTTGCGCAATTTGCTGCGATACTTCATTACGTTCTGCTTTCAATTGCTCTGTTTTAACAATTAATTCTCTTCTTTTTTCATCAAGTTCCCCAAACTGATCAAGATCCGTTAAGTCTTCACCTAGTCTTGCTAATTTTTCTTTTACTTCATCGAAATTTGTGCGTAGTTTCTTAATATCTAACATACAATTCTCCTCCTCTACTATTTTAGAACACAAAAAAAGCCCTCTATCCCCTTGTCATAAAAGGGACGAGAACTACCCGCGTTGCCACCCAAATTAACCAGACCACATAGTCCGATTCACTTCATTGAAATAACGGTTCAACTGACCGGCATAGGCTTACTAAATGTTCAGCCTAGCTACTCAAGGACGGATTCACAAATGTTTTTTATCAGCTTTCACCCCCCGCTGACTCTCTTTGAAAAAACAGACTTGCTACTGCTTCCTTTCATCGTCTAACTATTTAAATTACATATACCATACTATATTGCCACTTTATTCGCAAGTTATACAAAAACTAACTTTTTAGCGATCGCTTCAAAATAATTTATATGGTGCGGAACAAAATCGACCAACCCTATCTCTGTAACAGTACCCATCATTATGTTACGGCACCTCACATTATTCACTTCTTGTGAGCATAGCCGAATGAAATCTTCTTTTTTTATTGCATGGATGCTATCCACTTCTTCTTCTTGTAAGGTAAAGTCAGTTGGCTCAAATGAAGAAACATATAAAAATACATGTGCAAATTCATAGTCTTGAAAACCCGGTAGGTCAATAATATCTTGAACTACACCAACTGATGTTAATTGAGAAAATTGAACTTTCACGCCAAGTTCTTCTTCGATTTCTCTAACGCCACCTTCTATAGTCTCTGTCGCTTCTAAATGTCCAGCTGCGGTTATATCAAATAACGACGGAAAATCATTTTTAGCGTCACTTCTCTTTTGAACGTAAATAAATTGTCTATCTACAAACCAACAATGAAACGTCTCATGCCATTTTCCTTGTCGATGAACATTCTCTCTTGTATCTTCACCAACCCATTGGAAATTTTCATCAAAAACTTTTACCCATTCCATCACTTCCAACCTCCGACTAAAAAAATACCTAATCCACCATGAGTAGAGTAGGTATTTATTATCTCCAATTTTGCAGTTCAAAGCGAATTCTTATAAGCTACGCGCTGCCATTCGTTCACTTTCAGCAAGCGCCGACATTTCAATCCCTTTCATCGGCGTTCCAAGATCCTTTGAGAGTTCAATTAACAAATCATAATCTCTATAATTTGCAGTTGCTTTCACAATCGCACGCGCAAACTTTTCAGGGTTTTCCGATTTAAAAATTCCAGAACCAACGAATACACCGTCCGCACCTAGTTCCATCATTAACGCTGCATCTGCCGGTGTTGCTACACCGCCCGCCGCATAGTTTGTCACTGGTAAGCGACCCGCCTTCTTAATCGCTAATAACACTTCATAAGGTGCCCCTAAAATACGGGCTTCTGTCATAACTTCCGCATCATCCATATGAATGAGTTTATTTACCTGTGCATTCACTTTCCTTAAATGGCGAACTGCTTCCACAATATTGCCCGTCCCTGGTTCCCCTTTTGTACGCAGCATTTTTGCACCTTCG
This window of the Sporosarcina ureilytica genome carries:
- the dnaX gene encoding DNA polymerase III subunit gamma/tau, which gives rise to MVYQAFYRVYRPQSFAEMSGQHHVKQTLQNALLHNKTTHAYLFSGPRGTGKTSAAKIFAKALNCEERTANEPCNECSTCISITEGSNTDVIEFDAASNSRVEEMREIIEKVRFAPSNSRFKVYIIDEVHMLSNSAFNALLKTLEEPPEHAVFILATTEPHKLPLTIISRCQRFDFKPLTSSDIIERMEVVLQDAQIESDEGTLKVIAQAASGGMRDALSMLDQVASFSGDSLSVNDALLVTGAIGEDIFYRLAKALQEKDAGTTLSLLDQLIAEGKDVSRLAEDLITFFRDLLLLRTAPNLKDLLELVSADSRFEELAKEFDQDTLYSFIDILAKTQQEMRFSNHAKVYVESALLKMIHLEPQIASVQSNSLANENPDLVNKVEQLERTITQLQQQIQSGIQVNPGASNAPQPRRNASKSSQSIRIPTGKINEVLKAATKQDIQAIRENWAGMLQMLQKSHAALLDEAEPVAASVDSFVLKFKYEIHCLMASENPSLRAGLTDALNSRTGKPYEVIYVPEESWLKVRSDFIRNHGLEKQGDNAGEGNEESVADEMMDFLKEAEQEVADPIVAEAEKIFGKDFIEVHDD
- the thrB gene encoding homoserine kinase encodes the protein MSNPGFSVIVPATTANLGPGFDSVGLALDLYMSVEVAAHGEWTVIYEEEAFQGLVADERNLIVQTIIEVAKRYRKEVAPLKLQVKSDIPLGKGFGSSASAIAVGIVIADHLLELGLTDRDKVLLGSELEGHADNVSAALLGGAVIAYFEADEIDYIHVEQVDATFVVLVPPKEFKTSEARGLLPNELSHEKAVRSSSASAVLTAALAQNDWKTVGKMMEKDHLHEPYRKTLFPHFDEIRTLCKGLGAYGMTISGAGPSLIVAVEEGTEEEVVEKLTSNFPYYDSFSVRSSKVGANVQKQNMMI
- the thrC gene encoding threonine synthase, whose translation is MRWNGLLEQYKEWLPITKNTPMLTLHEGNTPLIHLSRLSEQWGINLYVKVEGVNPTGSFKDRGMVMAVAKAKEEGKTTLICASTGNTSASAAAYGARAGMRTIVVIPEGRIALGKMAQAKMYGAEIVEIEGNFDEALRMVREAGEGEVALVNSVNPYRLEGQKTIAFETIDQLGKVPDVFALPVGNAGNISAAWKGFKEYADNKGTELPKLLGVQADGAAPIVYNRVFEEPETVATAIRIGNPASWELAKCALEESKGNILSATDEEILEAYQLIASQEGVFAEPGSCASIAGVKKQVDAGVLEKGTTVVAVLTGNGLKDPDTAIEVNEDKALLSQEEFKELLNELKAGVQ
- a CDS encoding homoserine dehydrogenase, translated to MGNEINIGLLGFGTVGSGVAKIILGHQQDLHHKLGTEVKIKKVLVRDMTKKRETDLPADVFTDDIDEVLNDPSIDLIVEVMGGMNGAKDAIEAALNAGKGVVTANKDLMAVYGPELLRLADENKCDLFYEASVGGGIPLIRTMEEGLASDRISSLTGIVNGTTNFILTKMKQENMSYEDALAEAMELGFAEADPSADVDGIDAARKMVILASLAFSTEVQLEDVFVRGMKEIQDGDVDLAESFGYTVKMAGHAEKDEDGIAVSVEPVFIPNSHPLASVHNEYNAVYIYGAAVGETMLYGPGAGSLPTATSVTADVMAACRNLLLGMNGKKLHSPQYERKVKSDDKRFSRYFHRFLVKDEVGVLTRLSAIYSKYGASLATVVQHPVNDEEDSELVFITHKMSRQQHLDVLEELENTDVVLAVLSHYRVEGEKS
- a CDS encoding aspartate kinase, whose protein sequence is MKVCKFGGTSVATAEQIKKVVDIVKSDTSRKIIVVSAPGKRYPEDEKVTDLLITLANVALNNKNIETALENVVTRYRLIAEGLGLDSTIAQVIEDDLRNRLATKSNDESLFMDTMKAAGEDNNAKLIAAYFNHVGILAQYACPKKAGLLVNERPERVQALPEGYAQLENLKNAEGIVVFPGFFGYTKSGTLRTFNRGGSDITGSIVAAAVRADLYENFTDVDSVFAANPTVVENPAAIGKMTYREMRELSYAGFSVFHDEALMPAFLRSVPVCIKNTNNPEAPGTMIVSERDYSSQPVIGIATDSGFSTLFVEKYLMNQEIGFGRRLLQILEDEGISFEHTPSGIDNMSVIIRNEYLTEENRVKIIKRIKEELHADDVHFRETDYSMIVLVGEGMRHATGLTARAATAIARTGSNIEMINQGSSEVSLVFGVDKRDEDKILRELYTEFFQRVKVLA